A window of the Helianthus annuus cultivar XRQ/B chromosome 4, HanXRQr2.0-SUNRISE, whole genome shotgun sequence genome harbors these coding sequences:
- the LOC110909934 gene encoding heparan-alpha-glucosaminide N-acetyltransferase isoform X2 produces MSSIVPVTETDERSPLLQNSSHYAGEITPFTSPSPDDQDLPSSSTRPTNSTDPKQRLVSLDVFRGLTVALMILVDDAGGAFPSINHSPWFGVTLADFAMPFFLFIVGVSVSLVFKKVSSKPAATKKVVVRTIKLFLLGLVLQGGYFHGRDDLTYGVDINQIRWMGVLQRIAIGYLLASITEIWCVNNNEVNSAIAFGKKYYIQWVVVFLLGILYMALLYGLYVPDWTFEVVNESSSLSVLNYGTETQTVHCGVRGSLEPPCNAVGLIDRFILGESHLYQRPVYKRTEECSINSPDYGPLPPNAPSWCLAPFDPEGLLSSLMAAITCFLGLQYGHIMVHYKFLHHCRVICRGLLYGVPLSKPLYTLSYMCITTGASGILLIAIYYTADVINIRKPMILFQWMGLNALIVYALAACDIFPAALQGVYWRSPENNLITATELLFETVLHSEKWGKLAFVLLEILFWGLVAGFLHIKGIYIKL; encoded by the exons ATGTCGTCAATAGTACCGGTAACAGAAACGGACGAACGGAGCCCCCTTCTTCAAAATTCATCTCACTACGCCGGCGAGATAACTCCGTTTACTTCACCGTCACCGGACGATCAAGATCTCCCTTCATCTTCAACCAGACCTACCAACTCCACCGATCCTAAGCAACGCCTCGTTTCTCTCGACGTTTTCCGTGGTCTCACCGTCGCC ttgatgattttggttgatgaTGCTGGAGGAGCTTTTCCTTCTATAAATCATTCTCCGTGGTTTGGTGTTACCCTCGCCGATTTCGCTATGCCGTTTTTCCTGTTTATTGTTGGTGTATCTGTGAGTCTTGTATTCAAG AAAGTTTCTAGCAAACCAGCAGCCACGAAGAAAGTTGTAGTTAGAACTATCAAGCTGTTTCTCCTGGGTTTGGTTCTGCAAG GTGGATACTTCCATGGACGTGATGATTTAACTTATGGAGTTGATATCAACCAAATACGGTGGATGGGTGTGCTTCAG AGGATTGCAATTGGATACCTGTTGGCATCAATAACTGAGATCTGGTGTGTTAACAATAATGAAGTCAATTCAGCCATAGCATTTGGAAAGAAATACTACATTCAATG GGTGGTGGTTTTCTTACTAGGCATATTATACATGGCTTTATTGTATGGTCTTTATGTCCCAGACTGGACATTCGAAGTTGTGAATGAAAGTTCTTCGTTATCAGTACTGAATTATGGAACAGAGACTCAAACT GTACACTGTGGAGTCAGGGGTAGTCTAGAACCTCCCTGCAATGCAGTTGGCCTGATTGACCGGTTTATCCTCGGTGAAAGTCATCTATATCAACGTCCTGTGTACAAGAGAACCGAG GAATGCAGTATTAATTCTCCTGATTATGGACCCCTACCACCAAACGCCCCTTCTTGGTGTCTTGCTCCATTTGATCCAGAAGGACTGTTAAG TTCATTAATGGCTGCAATCACATGTTTTTTGGGGTTGCAATATGGACATATTATGGTGCATTATAAG tttcttcatcattgtagGGTCATATGCAGAGGATTATTATATG GTGTCCCTTTATCCAAACCATTATACACATTGAGCTACATGTGCATCACAACAGGAGCTTCAGGCATTCTCTTGATAGCTATTTATTACACA GCTGATGTCATCAATATCCGAAAACCTATGATATTGTTTCAGTGGATGGGATTGAATGCTCTAATTGTTTATGCTCTAGCTGCTTGTGACATTTTTCCAGCAGCTTTACAAGGCGTCTATTGGCGTTCCCCTGAAAACAACCTG ATTACAGCTACAGAGTTGTTGTTTGAGACCGTTCTTCATTCTGAGAAGTGGGGTAAGTTGGCATTTGTTCTGTTGGAAATTCTATTTTGGGGTCTTGTTGCAGGATTCCTACATATAAAAGGGATATACATAAAACTGTAA
- the LOC110909934 gene encoding heparan-alpha-glucosaminide N-acetyltransferase isoform X1 yields MSSIVPVTETDERSPLLQNSSHYAGEITPFTSPSPDDQDLPSSSTRPTNSTDPKQRLVSLDVFRGLTVALMILVDDAGGAFPSINHSPWFGVTLADFAMPFFLFIVGVSVSLVFKKVSSKPAATKKVVVRTIKLFLLGLVLQGGYFHGRDDLTYGVDINQIRWMGVLQRIAIGYLLASITEIWCVNNNEVNSAIAFGKKYYIQWVVVFLLGILYMALLYGLYVPDWTFEVVNESSSLSVLNYGTETQTVHCGVRGSLEPPCNAVGLIDRFILGESHLYQRPVYKRTEECSINSPDYGPLPPNAPSWCLAPFDPEGLLSSLMAAITCFLGLQYGHIMVHYKGHMQRIIIWLVCSSSLLVLGYVFTVIGVPLSKPLYTLSYMCITTGASGILLIAIYYTADVINIRKPMILFQWMGLNALIVYALAACDIFPAALQGVYWRSPENNLITATELLFETVLHSEKWGKLAFVLLEILFWGLVAGFLHIKGIYIKL; encoded by the exons ATGTCGTCAATAGTACCGGTAACAGAAACGGACGAACGGAGCCCCCTTCTTCAAAATTCATCTCACTACGCCGGCGAGATAACTCCGTTTACTTCACCGTCACCGGACGATCAAGATCTCCCTTCATCTTCAACCAGACCTACCAACTCCACCGATCCTAAGCAACGCCTCGTTTCTCTCGACGTTTTCCGTGGTCTCACCGTCGCC ttgatgattttggttgatgaTGCTGGAGGAGCTTTTCCTTCTATAAATCATTCTCCGTGGTTTGGTGTTACCCTCGCCGATTTCGCTATGCCGTTTTTCCTGTTTATTGTTGGTGTATCTGTGAGTCTTGTATTCAAG AAAGTTTCTAGCAAACCAGCAGCCACGAAGAAAGTTGTAGTTAGAACTATCAAGCTGTTTCTCCTGGGTTTGGTTCTGCAAG GTGGATACTTCCATGGACGTGATGATTTAACTTATGGAGTTGATATCAACCAAATACGGTGGATGGGTGTGCTTCAG AGGATTGCAATTGGATACCTGTTGGCATCAATAACTGAGATCTGGTGTGTTAACAATAATGAAGTCAATTCAGCCATAGCATTTGGAAAGAAATACTACATTCAATG GGTGGTGGTTTTCTTACTAGGCATATTATACATGGCTTTATTGTATGGTCTTTATGTCCCAGACTGGACATTCGAAGTTGTGAATGAAAGTTCTTCGTTATCAGTACTGAATTATGGAACAGAGACTCAAACT GTACACTGTGGAGTCAGGGGTAGTCTAGAACCTCCCTGCAATGCAGTTGGCCTGATTGACCGGTTTATCCTCGGTGAAAGTCATCTATATCAACGTCCTGTGTACAAGAGAACCGAG GAATGCAGTATTAATTCTCCTGATTATGGACCCCTACCACCAAACGCCCCTTCTTGGTGTCTTGCTCCATTTGATCCAGAAGGACTGTTAAG TTCATTAATGGCTGCAATCACATGTTTTTTGGGGTTGCAATATGGACATATTATGGTGCATTATAAG GGTCATATGCAGAGGATTATTATATGGTTGGTTTGTTCCTCCTCACTGCTTGTCTTGGGTTATGTTTTTACAGTCATAG GTGTCCCTTTATCCAAACCATTATACACATTGAGCTACATGTGCATCACAACAGGAGCTTCAGGCATTCTCTTGATAGCTATTTATTACACA GCTGATGTCATCAATATCCGAAAACCTATGATATTGTTTCAGTGGATGGGATTGAATGCTCTAATTGTTTATGCTCTAGCTGCTTGTGACATTTTTCCAGCAGCTTTACAAGGCGTCTATTGGCGTTCCCCTGAAAACAACCTG ATTACAGCTACAGAGTTGTTGTTTGAGACCGTTCTTCATTCTGAGAAGTGGGGTAAGTTGGCATTTGTTCTGTTGGAAATTCTATTTTGGGGTCTTGTTGCAGGATTCCTACATATAAAAGGGATATACATAAAACTGTAA
- the LOC110909934 gene encoding heparan-alpha-glucosaminide N-acetyltransferase isoform X3 — MILVDDAGGAFPSINHSPWFGVTLADFAMPFFLFIVGVSVSLVFKKVSSKPAATKKVVVRTIKLFLLGLVLQGGYFHGRDDLTYGVDINQIRWMGVLQRIAIGYLLASITEIWCVNNNEVNSAIAFGKKYYIQWVVVFLLGILYMALLYGLYVPDWTFEVVNESSSLSVLNYGTETQTVHCGVRGSLEPPCNAVGLIDRFILGESHLYQRPVYKRTEECSINSPDYGPLPPNAPSWCLAPFDPEGLLSSLMAAITCFLGLQYGHIMVHYKGHMQRIIIWLVCSSSLLVLGYVFTVIGVPLSKPLYTLSYMCITTGASGILLIAIYYTADVINIRKPMILFQWMGLNALIVYALAACDIFPAALQGVYWRSPENNLITATELLFETVLHSEKWGKLAFVLLEILFWGLVAGFLHIKGIYIKL, encoded by the exons atgattttggttgatgaTGCTGGAGGAGCTTTTCCTTCTATAAATCATTCTCCGTGGTTTGGTGTTACCCTCGCCGATTTCGCTATGCCGTTTTTCCTGTTTATTGTTGGTGTATCTGTGAGTCTTGTATTCAAG AAAGTTTCTAGCAAACCAGCAGCCACGAAGAAAGTTGTAGTTAGAACTATCAAGCTGTTTCTCCTGGGTTTGGTTCTGCAAG GTGGATACTTCCATGGACGTGATGATTTAACTTATGGAGTTGATATCAACCAAATACGGTGGATGGGTGTGCTTCAG AGGATTGCAATTGGATACCTGTTGGCATCAATAACTGAGATCTGGTGTGTTAACAATAATGAAGTCAATTCAGCCATAGCATTTGGAAAGAAATACTACATTCAATG GGTGGTGGTTTTCTTACTAGGCATATTATACATGGCTTTATTGTATGGTCTTTATGTCCCAGACTGGACATTCGAAGTTGTGAATGAAAGTTCTTCGTTATCAGTACTGAATTATGGAACAGAGACTCAAACT GTACACTGTGGAGTCAGGGGTAGTCTAGAACCTCCCTGCAATGCAGTTGGCCTGATTGACCGGTTTATCCTCGGTGAAAGTCATCTATATCAACGTCCTGTGTACAAGAGAACCGAG GAATGCAGTATTAATTCTCCTGATTATGGACCCCTACCACCAAACGCCCCTTCTTGGTGTCTTGCTCCATTTGATCCAGAAGGACTGTTAAG TTCATTAATGGCTGCAATCACATGTTTTTTGGGGTTGCAATATGGACATATTATGGTGCATTATAAG GGTCATATGCAGAGGATTATTATATGGTTGGTTTGTTCCTCCTCACTGCTTGTCTTGGGTTATGTTTTTACAGTCATAG GTGTCCCTTTATCCAAACCATTATACACATTGAGCTACATGTGCATCACAACAGGAGCTTCAGGCATTCTCTTGATAGCTATTTATTACACA GCTGATGTCATCAATATCCGAAAACCTATGATATTGTTTCAGTGGATGGGATTGAATGCTCTAATTGTTTATGCTCTAGCTGCTTGTGACATTTTTCCAGCAGCTTTACAAGGCGTCTATTGGCGTTCCCCTGAAAACAACCTG ATTACAGCTACAGAGTTGTTGTTTGAGACCGTTCTTCATTCTGAGAAGTGGGGTAAGTTGGCATTTGTTCTGTTGGAAATTCTATTTTGGGGTCTTGTTGCAGGATTCCTACATATAAAAGGGATATACATAAAACTGTAA
- the LOC110913101 gene encoding agamous-like MADS-box protein AGL82, with translation MGRAKLKMELIAKEKTRNTTYHKRKQGIIKKANEFSILCDVDTSIIIFPPDSNEPEIWPENPDKIKKNITSYMLKKDETGKRTYDLQDFYEDRKKKIEDELVKARKKNMEAKYATWFDDLDRLNEMQLRQFAMQLEDKENVVRAYLELKKRNMNNIQLPFMFDPMVHYNQGLGSHSGLDHGHVMNHMSLDHGHVMNHDGGWFGDATFTQLKREQLGFGYYPVFDGGLVYDNPNMQWGLQQPVVHGGVGGVMQDNHNGVGEFVMDDQRIFYG, from the coding sequence ATGGGTCGTGCAAAGTTAAAGATGGAACTCATTGCAAAAGAGAAGACTCGAAACACTACATACCATAAAAGAAAACAAGGGATCATTAAAAAAGCTAATGAGTTCTCCATTCTTTGTGATGTTGATACATCTATCATCATCTTCCCTCCTGATTCAAACGAGCCGGAGATATGGCCCGAAAACCCTgataaaatcaagaaaaataTCACTTCTTACATGTTGAAAAAGGATGAAACTGGAAAAAGAACCTATGATCTCCAAGATTTCTATGAAGACCGGAAGAAAAAGATCGAAGACGAGCTCGTTAAGGCCCGGAAAAAGAACATGGAAGCAAAATACGCAACGTGGTTCGATGATCTTGATAGGTTAAATGAAATGCAACTAAGACAGTTTGCTATGCAGTTGGAAGATAAGGAGAATGTTGTAAGGGCTTATCTTGAGTTGAAGAAAAGAAACATGAACAATATTCAACTTCCCTTCATGTTTGATCCGATGGTTCATTATAATCAGGGTTTGGGTTCGCATTCGGGTCTTGATCATGGCCATGTGATGAACCATATGAGTCTTGATCATGGTCATGTGATGAACCATGATGGTGGATGGTTCGGTGATGCAACGTTTACGCAGTTGAAGCGTGAACAGTTGGGGTTCGGTTATTATCCGGTGTTTGATGGTGGTTTGGTGTATGATAACCCTAACATGCAATGGGGTTTGCAGCAACCGGTGGTGCATGGTGGTGTGGGCGGTGTCATGCAAGATAATCATAATGGTGTTGGTGAATTTGTGATGGATGATCAACGTATTTTTTATGGTTAA
- the LOC110911303 gene encoding ATPase 9, plasma membrane-type: MRFGCPITGWSWRRLNYTYSGEYHSDVYEAIAVLEQFFMETRPSVALGLVVIVAFGGCVAGAMGKPPDWQDFVGITTLLIINSTISFIEENNAGNAAAALMAGLAPKTKVIRDGKWDAQDAAILVPGDVISVKLGDIIPADARLLEGDPLKIDQSALTGESLPVSKHPGASVYSVSTCKQGEIDAVVIATGVHTFFRKAAHLVDSTNQVGHFQKVLTSIGNFCICSMAIGLIFEIVVMYPIQKRTYRNGIDNLLVFLIGGIPSAMPTVLSVTMAIGSHKLSEQGAITKSN, translated from the exons ATGAGGTTCGGCTGCCCGATAACTGGATGGAGTTGGAGAAGACTTAATTACACTTATAGCGGTGAATACCATTCTGATGTTTATGAAGCGATCGCGGTTTTAGAGCAGTTTTTTATGGAGACCAGGCCTAGCGTGGCACTGGGGCTGGTGGTGATTGTCGCATTTGGCGGTTGCGTGGCGGGTGCGATG GGAAAGCCTCCAGATTGGCAAGACTTTGTTGGAATCACAACATTGCTGATAATCAACTCGACCATCAGTTTCATAGAGGAAAACAACGCAGGCAACGCTGCAGCCGCTTTAATGGCAGGTCTTGCACCAAAAACAAAAGTCATAAGGGACGGAAAATGGGACGCACAAGACGCGGCCATTTTAGTACCCGGAgatgtaatcagtgttaaattGGGAGATATTATTCCAGCTGATGCGCGCCTTCTAGAAGGCGATCCGTTAAAGATTGACCAATCTGCATTGACTGGTGAATCATTACCAGTGTCCAAGCATCCAGGTGCCAGTGTGTATTCGGTCTCGACATGTAAACAAGGTGAAATTGATGCGGTTGTTATAGCTACTGGGGTCCACACATTCTTCAGGAAGGCTGCTCATTTAGTCGATAGTACAAACCAAGTCGGCCATTTCCAAAAG GTGTTGACCTCCATTGGAAACTTCTGCATATGCTCCATGGCGATCGGGCTCATATTCGAAATAGTGGTGATGTACCCGATTCAGAAACGGACGTATAGAAACGGAATTGACAATTTACTGGTTTTTCTCATTGGAGGAATCCCAAGTGCCATGCCAACTGTTTTGTCAGTCACCATGGCCATCGGGTCCCACAAGTTGTCGGAACAAGGTGCAATCACCAAGAGTAATTAA